The Salvia splendens isolate huo1 chromosome 21, SspV2, whole genome shotgun sequence genome includes a window with the following:
- the LOC121784976 gene encoding E3 ubiquitin-protein ligase RMA1H1-like gives MERYLRGPARTSCQNLKSLTSTLDEPNANPSAGFECNICLELVQDPVVTLCGHLYCWPCIYRWIKSQQASPENPDHQSPQCPVCKSKVSEKTLIPLYGRGQSTDASKDEPSRLIPQRPPSPRCLTNLIIPNATSNYTPYPFEQLHRRGYNAPPSPRRDYGSYPASPVLGHGSSAPHLADPMIGVFGEMVYSRIFGNSETTLYTYPNSYYTAGSSSPRLRWHMVQTDKSLSRVCFFFFCCMMLCLLLF, from the coding sequence ATGGAGCGTTATCTCCGAGGACCAGCAAGGACTTCGTGCCAAAACCTTAAATCCTTGACCTCCACGCTTGACGAGCCCAACGCCAATCCATCCGCCGGCTTTGAGTGCAACATCTGCCTAGAGCTCGTGCAGGACCCCGTGGTCACATTGTGTGGCCATCTCTATTGCTGGCCGTGCATATACCGGTGGATCAAATCCCAACAAGCCTCCCCCGAGAATCCCGACCACCAAAGCCCCCAGTGCCCGGTTTGCAAGAGCAAGGTCTCGGAAAAGACCTTGATACCCCTCTACGGCCGTGGCCAGAGCACGGACGCCTCCAAGGACGAGCCATCCCGTCTCATACCGCAAAGGCCTCCGAGCCCCCGATGCCTGACCAACCTCATCATTCCCAACGCAACAAGCAACTACACGCCATACCCGTTCGAGCAACTCCACCGTAGAGGCTACAACGCCCCTCCATCCCCTAGACGAGATTACGGAAGCTACCCCGCGTCCCCGGTCCTCGGACATGGAAGCAGCGCTCCACACTTGGCCGACCCCATGATCGGGGTGTTCGGGGAGATGGTGTATTCGAGAATCTTCGGGAACTCGGAGACGACATTGTATACGTATCCAAATTCTTACTATACAGCCGGTAGCAGCTCGCCTAGGCTGCGATGGCATATGGTGCAAACTGATAAATCATTGAGCAGAGtatgtttcttctttttttgttgtATGATGCTATGTTTGCTCCTATTTTGA
- the LOC121785378 gene encoding uncharacterized protein LOC121785378 isoform X1, giving the protein MLISARGILFSPKTTFNSCNKIPHIYIGVKPFTSKPPFSMSADTLTAADNDGATISLEEWQGWGTVSPLPAMVDQVIHDMKLLEKDIDKPMTFGGNRGALTGGFKVAEDKKHRAKYASLYTTEEKLQFFSARQIACRLLGSRGYLCQKCWLPQEDCVCSKMKTCSLWNKLHIWLYMHPKDFLRQNNTGKLLWQVFGVQAASLCIFGIAEHEEMMWNELNRAGRNRVWCLYPNKNAVTESVKDIVGCSTSPESQAEPANKDDVLHFIFIDGTWSNSAAMVKRLQTRAESEWGKELRCISLNTGASLMHKLRPQPSWDRTCTAAAAIGLLNELNQLPEFSSMGLDKQAEAIDDALEVLYEGLITRRLRWGRSISRKERHNWDIW; this is encoded by the exons ATGCTAATTTCTGCTCGTGGAATCTTGTTCAGCCCAAAGACTACATTCAATAGCTGCAACAAGATTCCTCATATTTACATTGGGGTCAAACCCTTTACCTCAAAACCCCCATTTTCGATGTCAGCGGACACCCTCACAGCAGCAGACAATGATGGTGCAACCATTAGCCTCGAAGAATGGCAGGGGTGGGGCACCGTGTCGCCGCTGCCGGCGATGGTGGATCAAGTTATTCATGATATGAAGCTTCTGGAGAAGGACATTGACAAGCCCATGACCTTTGGCGGAAACCGCGGCGCCCTCACG GGAGGCTTCAAGGTAGCGGAGGACAAGAAGCATCGGGCAAAATATGCATCTCTATACACTACTGAAGAAAAACTCCAATTCTTTTCAGCTCGACAGATAGCTTGCCGGCTACTTGGGAGTAGGGGCTATCTGTGTCAGAAG TGCTGGCTTCCCCAAGAAGACTGTGTATGTTCGAAAATGAAAACATGTTCCTTGTGGAATAAATTGCATATTTGGTTGTACATGCACCCGAAG GATTTCCTAAGACAGAATAATACCGGGAAGTTATTGTGGCAAGTTTTTGGTGTTCAAGCTGCGAGCTTGTGTATCTTTGGCATAGCCGAGCACGAAGAAATGATGTGGAATGAATTGAATCGTGCAG GTAGAAACAGGGTTTGGTGTCTTTATCCAAATAAGAATGCAGTGACGGAATCTGTTAAGGATATTGTTGGCTGCTCAACAAGTCCGGAAAGCCAAGCAGAACCG GCAAATAAAGATGATGTGTTGCACTTTATTTTTATCGATGGTACTTGGAGCAATTCAGCTGCAATGGTCAAGCGTTTGCAG ACTAGAGCTGAATCAGAATGGGGAAAGGAACTGCGTTGCATATCTCTGAACACAGGTGCATCCTTGATGCATAAACTACG ACCCCAGCCATCTTGGGATCGTACATGTACTGCTGCTGCAGCAATTGGCCTCCTCAATGAGCTCAACCAGCTTCCGGAGTTCAGTTCCATGGGATTGGACAAACAGGCAGAAGCAATAGACGATGCTTTGGAGGTGTTGTACGAAGGTCTCATTACTCGGAGACTGCGCTGGGGCAGGTCGATCTCTCGCAAGGAAAGGCACAACTGGGATATCTGGTAA
- the LOC121785378 gene encoding uncharacterized protein LOC121785378 isoform X3, whose translation MLISARGILFSPKTTFNSCNKIPHIYIGVKPFTSKPPFSMSADTLTAADNDGATISLEEWQGWGTVSPLPAMVDQVIHDMKLLEKDIDKPMTFGGNRGALTGGFKVAEDKKHRAKYASLYTTEEKLQFFSARQIACRLLGSRGYLCQKCWLPQEDCVCSKMKTCSLWNKLHIWLYMHPKDFLRQNNTGKLLWQVFGVQAASLCIFGIAEHEEMMWNELNRAGRNRVWCLYPNKNAVTESVKDIVGCSTSPESQAEPANKDDVLHFIFIDGTWSNSAAMVKRLQTRAESEWGKELRCISLNTGASLMHKLRNWPPQ comes from the exons ATGCTAATTTCTGCTCGTGGAATCTTGTTCAGCCCAAAGACTACATTCAATAGCTGCAACAAGATTCCTCATATTTACATTGGGGTCAAACCCTTTACCTCAAAACCCCCATTTTCGATGTCAGCGGACACCCTCACAGCAGCAGACAATGATGGTGCAACCATTAGCCTCGAAGAATGGCAGGGGTGGGGCACCGTGTCGCCGCTGCCGGCGATGGTGGATCAAGTTATTCATGATATGAAGCTTCTGGAGAAGGACATTGACAAGCCCATGACCTTTGGCGGAAACCGCGGCGCCCTCACG GGAGGCTTCAAGGTAGCGGAGGACAAGAAGCATCGGGCAAAATATGCATCTCTATACACTACTGAAGAAAAACTCCAATTCTTTTCAGCTCGACAGATAGCTTGCCGGCTACTTGGGAGTAGGGGCTATCTGTGTCAGAAG TGCTGGCTTCCCCAAGAAGACTGTGTATGTTCGAAAATGAAAACATGTTCCTTGTGGAATAAATTGCATATTTGGTTGTACATGCACCCGAAG GATTTCCTAAGACAGAATAATACCGGGAAGTTATTGTGGCAAGTTTTTGGTGTTCAAGCTGCGAGCTTGTGTATCTTTGGCATAGCCGAGCACGAAGAAATGATGTGGAATGAATTGAATCGTGCAG GTAGAAACAGGGTTTGGTGTCTTTATCCAAATAAGAATGCAGTGACGGAATCTGTTAAGGATATTGTTGGCTGCTCAACAAGTCCGGAAAGCCAAGCAGAACCG GCAAATAAAGATGATGTGTTGCACTTTATTTTTATCGATGGTACTTGGAGCAATTCAGCTGCAATGGTCAAGCGTTTGCAG ACTAGAGCTGAATCAGAATGGGGAAAGGAACTGCGTTGCATATCTCTGAACACAGGTGCATCCTTGATGCATAAACTACG CAATTGGCCTCCTCAATGA
- the LOC121785378 gene encoding uncharacterized protein LOC121785378 isoform X2 → MLISARGILFSPKTTFNSCNKIPHIYIGVKPFTSKPPFSMSADTLTAADNDGATISLEEWQGWGTVSPLPAMVDQVIHDMKLLEKDIDKPMTFGGNRGALTGGFKVAEDKKHRAKYASLYTTEEKLQFFSARQIACRLLGSRGYLCQKCWLPQEDCVCSKMKTCSLWNKLHIWLYMHPKDFLRQNNTGKLLWQVFGVQAASLCIFGIAEHEEMMWNELNRAGRNRVWCLYPNKNAVTESVKDIVGCSTSPESQAEPANKDDVLHFIFIDGTWSNSAAMVKRLQTRAESEWGKELRCISLNTGASLMHKLRLRLEFYCLFELQIVI, encoded by the exons ATGCTAATTTCTGCTCGTGGAATCTTGTTCAGCCCAAAGACTACATTCAATAGCTGCAACAAGATTCCTCATATTTACATTGGGGTCAAACCCTTTACCTCAAAACCCCCATTTTCGATGTCAGCGGACACCCTCACAGCAGCAGACAATGATGGTGCAACCATTAGCCTCGAAGAATGGCAGGGGTGGGGCACCGTGTCGCCGCTGCCGGCGATGGTGGATCAAGTTATTCATGATATGAAGCTTCTGGAGAAGGACATTGACAAGCCCATGACCTTTGGCGGAAACCGCGGCGCCCTCACG GGAGGCTTCAAGGTAGCGGAGGACAAGAAGCATCGGGCAAAATATGCATCTCTATACACTACTGAAGAAAAACTCCAATTCTTTTCAGCTCGACAGATAGCTTGCCGGCTACTTGGGAGTAGGGGCTATCTGTGTCAGAAG TGCTGGCTTCCCCAAGAAGACTGTGTATGTTCGAAAATGAAAACATGTTCCTTGTGGAATAAATTGCATATTTGGTTGTACATGCACCCGAAG GATTTCCTAAGACAGAATAATACCGGGAAGTTATTGTGGCAAGTTTTTGGTGTTCAAGCTGCGAGCTTGTGTATCTTTGGCATAGCCGAGCACGAAGAAATGATGTGGAATGAATTGAATCGTGCAG GTAGAAACAGGGTTTGGTGTCTTTATCCAAATAAGAATGCAGTGACGGAATCTGTTAAGGATATTGTTGGCTGCTCAACAAGTCCGGAAAGCCAAGCAGAACCG GCAAATAAAGATGATGTGTTGCACTTTATTTTTATCGATGGTACTTGGAGCAATTCAGCTGCAATGGTCAAGCGTTTGCAG ACTAGAGCTGAATCAGAATGGGGAAAGGAACTGCGTTGCATATCTCTGAACACAGGTGCATCCTTGATGCATAAACTACG TTTGAGATTAGAGTTTTATTGTCTATTCGAACTACAAATTGTGATTTAG
- the LOC121785378 gene encoding uncharacterized protein LOC121785378 isoform X4, whose translation MLISARGILFSPKTTFNSCNKIPHIYIGVKPFTSKPPFSMSADTLTAADNDGATISLEEWQGWGTVSPLPAMVDQVIHDMKLLEKDIDKPMTFGGNRGALTGGFKVAEDKKHRAKYASLYTTEEKLQFFSARQIACRLLGSRGYLCQKCWLPQEDCVCSKMKTCSLWNKLHIWLYMHPKDFLRQNNTGKLLWQVFGVQAASLCIFGIAEHEEMMWNELNRAGRNRVWCLYPNKNAVTESVKDIVGCSTSPESQAEPANKDDVLHFIFIDGTWSNSAAMVKRLQTRAESEWGKELRCISLNTGASLMHKLR comes from the exons ATGCTAATTTCTGCTCGTGGAATCTTGTTCAGCCCAAAGACTACATTCAATAGCTGCAACAAGATTCCTCATATTTACATTGGGGTCAAACCCTTTACCTCAAAACCCCCATTTTCGATGTCAGCGGACACCCTCACAGCAGCAGACAATGATGGTGCAACCATTAGCCTCGAAGAATGGCAGGGGTGGGGCACCGTGTCGCCGCTGCCGGCGATGGTGGATCAAGTTATTCATGATATGAAGCTTCTGGAGAAGGACATTGACAAGCCCATGACCTTTGGCGGAAACCGCGGCGCCCTCACG GGAGGCTTCAAGGTAGCGGAGGACAAGAAGCATCGGGCAAAATATGCATCTCTATACACTACTGAAGAAAAACTCCAATTCTTTTCAGCTCGACAGATAGCTTGCCGGCTACTTGGGAGTAGGGGCTATCTGTGTCAGAAG TGCTGGCTTCCCCAAGAAGACTGTGTATGTTCGAAAATGAAAACATGTTCCTTGTGGAATAAATTGCATATTTGGTTGTACATGCACCCGAAG GATTTCCTAAGACAGAATAATACCGGGAAGTTATTGTGGCAAGTTTTTGGTGTTCAAGCTGCGAGCTTGTGTATCTTTGGCATAGCCGAGCACGAAGAAATGATGTGGAATGAATTGAATCGTGCAG GTAGAAACAGGGTTTGGTGTCTTTATCCAAATAAGAATGCAGTGACGGAATCTGTTAAGGATATTGTTGGCTGCTCAACAAGTCCGGAAAGCCAAGCAGAACCG GCAAATAAAGATGATGTGTTGCACTTTATTTTTATCGATGGTACTTGGAGCAATTCAGCTGCAATGGTCAAGCGTTTGCAG ACTAGAGCTGAATCAGAATGGGGAAAGGAACTGCGTTGCATATCTCTGAACACAGGTGCATCCTTGATGCATAAACTACGGTAA
- the LOC121783983 gene encoding GPI-anchored protein LLG1-like has product MDSNKSLLHLFLFFLVVGIASSSHLSNGIFEPHGLIGRSLLQQKKTCPVDFENMNYTVITSQCKGPNYSADRCCPPLKQLLCPIKDHINDLKSDCADVFFSYVNLYGKYPPGLFASLCKEGKEGLDCEGVVVAKNGASCVASSLGMAIAALALIMFCYI; this is encoded by the exons ATGGATTCCAACAAATCCTTGCTGCATTTGTTTCTTTTCTTCCTTGTTGTTGGCATTGCATCTTCTTCCCACCTTTCAA ATGGGATCTTCGAACCGCATGGATTAATTGGTCGTTCGCTTCTACAgcagaaaaaaa CTTGCCCCGTGGATTTCGAGAACATGAACTACACGGTGATCACAAGCCAATGCAAGGGGCCAAATTACTCGGCCGATAGATGCTGCCCGCCGTTGAAGCAACTGCTCTGCCCCATCAAGGATCATATCAACGATCTCAAGAGCGACTGCGCGGACGTCTTCTTTAGCTACGTCAACCTCTACGGCAAGTACCCTCCGGGGCTCTTCGCCTCCCTCTGCAAGGAGGGCAAGGAAGGGCTCGACTGCGAAGGCGTTGTTGTTGCCAAAAATGGGGCCTCTTGCGTTGCCTCCTCACTAGGCATGGCCATTGCTGCATTAGCATTGATCATGTTTTGCTATATTTGA
- the LOC121783948 gene encoding riboflavin synthase-like, translated as MALSCPPTLLSAPRRNPSTAARILSISDLSAVSPPRQPQLHSKLALKQPPLSSIFTKLSKPHQPKLANTTVKSLFTGIVEEMGTIKHLGFDQPDSFTMKIQAKTVLEGVHLGDSIAVNGTCLTVTEFDTVSSEFSVGLAPETLRKTSLGELESGSLVNLERALSPSTRMGGHFVQGHVDGTGEIVELRPEGDSLWVKVKVGREILRYIVPKGFIAVDGTSLTVVDVFDDEGCFNFMLVAYTQQKVVIALKKVGQKVNLEVDILGKYVERLLGSGFVDSFKSS; from the coding sequence atggcTCTCTCTTGCCCACCTACCCTCCTCTCCGCCCCCCGCCGGAATCCATCGACGGCGGCCAGAATACTCTCAATTTCCGACCTTTCCGCCGTTTCACCGCCGCGGCAGCCTCAGCTCCACTCCAAGCTAGCTTTAAAACAGCCCCCACTCTCATCCATCTTCACCAAACTCTCCAAACCCCACCAGCCCAAATTGGCCAACACCACAGTGAAATCCCTTTTCACTGGAATCGTGGAAGAAATGGGGACAATCAAGCACCTGGGTTTCGACCAACCTGACAGTTTCACCATGAAAATCCAAGCAAAAACCGTTCTTGAAGGCGTGCACTTGGGCGACAGCATCGCGGTCAACGGAACCTGCCTAACGGTGACTGAATTCGACACCGTTTCGTCCGAATTCTCGGTTGGCTTGGCGCCGGAGACGCTGCGGAAAACCTCTCTGGGCGAATTGGAGAGTGGGTCTTTGGTCAATTTGGAGAGGGCGTTGAGCCCTAGCACCAGAATGGGGGGACATTTTGTGCAGGGGCACGTCGATGGGACAGGAGAAATCGTGGAGTTGAGGCCGGAGGGAGATTCACTGTGGGTGAAAGTGAAAGTTGGGAGGGAGATTTTGAGGTACATTGTGCCTAAGGGGTTTATTGCTGTGGATGGGACAAGTTTGACTGTGGTGGATGTGTTTGATGATGAAGGGTGTTTCAATTTCATGTTGGTGGCTTACACACAGCAGAAAGTTGTGATTGCTTTGAAGAAAGTTGGGCAGAAGGTGAATTTGGAGGTTGATATTTTGGGGAAGTATGTGGAGAGGCTGCTTGGGAGCGGGTTTGTGGATTCGTTCAAATCATCTTGA